The genome window AGAAAAAGTGGCAATCCATGAGAAAATTGAGAAAGCAAACGGTATAACTAAGGTTATTTATAAATGCCTTTCCATAATCgcaaaaataatagcaataattaaaacAGGAAAGTCtcaactaataatatttaaacataaacagtaaaggaaaaacaaaaaaattgaaaaaagacaatgaaaacttaaaaaaaaaggaccTAAAAAAGAGAAAGATCTTTCCGCTAAGAAAAAGATACTCGGGCATCTTTCAAGAATAAAAGAAACAGACTAGAAAAAAATagtcgaattttttaaaaacgaaaagagCTGAATTAGCTTTTCTCAGAATCTTGAGAAAGAAACAGATCTCTGAAAAAGAACTCTAGAATagagaaatttcagaaaaaaatcctAACATTGAAAGGTTTCGAAGCCAAAATCAtgacacgacttccttgtacgcctaataaattgcAATCTtcgaatcataaaatatttttatgttttatttttgatgtaaaaaacattttttttttaatttttttttcctactaaaaaaaaaatataatcttatatattaagAAAAGGGCTGAACATATTTTTCCAGTTGGTGTGGGCGTTCTACTGAACAGATCagactgatttttaatttattctgttcagAATGATCCaaagatatgtcatcaagcgtcaGCAGATCCCAAACGTAAATCTCCTTTGAGAATTCCTAAAAAAATCCTCgtttattacttaattgaggaAATCTTTGAGATTATTAATCATAAGAAAATCACTTTAAAAGTCTGTCAATGCTTGATGAATATCTGCAGACGAttccgaaaagaaaaaaaatcagcccaATCGGTCTAGAACATCCGGACGGACTGGAAATATGTTTTCCGCATGAATTttacctttttctgtttagtctccggaactacTGTAAGATATTTACTTCAAaggatatgtatgattgtaaatgaagtgtagtcttgtacaatctccggtcgaccaatcctgagatgtgtggttaattgaaacccaaccatcaaagaacaccggtatccaatctgtcgtattgaaatccgtataaaggtaaactgcctttattaagatttgaaccttagaactttggAGTTCgaaacagctgatttgcggtgacgagttcaccactagaccaacccggttggatATGCATTTTaccaaaggaaaagaaaagtgaaaaaaatgaggtTGTTGTGAACCGTGTTGTAGTTGGAataggtttttataatttgtttttttcttttttttaatttttaacagtacttTGTAATAATTCTGGGGTACAGCGAGGTGccagtagaaataataaaaaataaaagaaacagacTAGAAAAAAATagtcgaattttttaaaaacgaaaagagCTGAATTAGCTTTTCTCAGAATCTTGAGAAAGAAACAGATCTCTGAAAAAGAACTCTAGAATagagaaatttcagaaaaaattcctAACATTGAAAGGTTTCGAAGCCAAAATCAtgacacgacttccttgtacgcctaataaattacatatatacattatttttaaaatgaacagtacgtaaaattttatttcattaataacttctgatatttttttattattgcacagGCGCTTTTcgccccaaacaaaaaaaaatttgattattgaattattatttatcgtaaaatctttttacaatcagagcttaataattattaaaaaatcaatatatttaaattaaaaaaaaaaaaaaaaaaacattaaaaaaaggagataaagtctgattcgaaccgatgtgccttacccttgtaagatccaaatattttatttattagaattttatttggctataactttggaaccagtgaaaaaaagtacacttacgatatatcgttgtaaagctctcaatgagggtttattactgcaattaagaaatgtgtttttggacactattggttcagtcgattgcaatcaaaaggggacaataagatgttacaacagttttaaatccgaaatttcaacatcctacggctaatcgtttttgagttacgtgagatacaCACGTaaagacatcacgccgaaactggtcacaatgaattcagggatggtcaaaatggatatttccgttgaaatctgaaaaccgaaatattttgcgatcacaatacttcctttacttcgtacaaccaAGTAAAAGTAACGAACTAAGATCCAGTTgtagaaagaaagaatgaaacaatGCAACGATAAAAGAGTAttggaaaaagagaaaagaaaacaataaggCAAAATAAAACGCGGTTTTAACACGGTTCATAATCAAAACATCATCACTATTTCCCCATCCGCGCCTGTCCCAAGACTTCTTCCTCCATCCACTTCTACTTTCCAATCTTCAGCTCATCCATTAACatcatccttcttcttccttgcTTCCGTTTTCCTTACCCCTtcaatgtagttaaaaaattccactttctcttACCAGATGTCTTAACGTGTTTTCTTCTCCTTTTTGTACTCCGTATAAGTTCACTTTCTTCTTTAATCATGTTCATTCCTTGTCGTTCTCTTCACATTAACCGATCAGCTTACTTTCCTCATCGTTCCCATATCCAGATCTAAAAGCTTCAATTCAATCCCTCTTTCTTTTCCTCATCATCCGTGATTCACTTCTATACAACAAAACATTCCATATATAACATTTGGCTAACTTAAATCAAAACTTTTACTACAAAGTCATTCCCCCTCCATAGTCTTGGCTTCCTTTGCCATTactattcttccttttatttccattgagCTCGTCAAGTCCTCTGTCACTATAGGCTAGAAATATCtgtattatttactatttctacTCCTAACCACAAATCCTCTTCGTTTATTTCcattgctttaattttaattttaaaaaaatttgttaataatataaacttctctattcataattttatgaattcgaattatataaagcatttaaaatttaaatacagtataactATTTAACAAACAACTAACTTTTAAATCTATTCAtctgaatgatatttttatccGCACATACAATCAGAAcatcgaaaaaagtaaaataaacataaattttttaccaaCAGTCTGAGAAAAAAAGTAAAGTGAGCAGTTAAGTTTTCCGCCATCAATTTTCACAAGTGGAGCACAAAGTTCGATATTTGTTGTGAAAAACTTAGTAAAAGTTTCTTTGGTGAAGTTTGGTACCAGGATTCAATGTTCATGCcgttttaataataacagatgTTTCACATTTTCAACAAGACTGATTTAGGtctcttgttttataatttgcattttttttaatgaacttacaTGTTATTATAGTATACTAGAAATCAATTTGTCATTATGTatagtgttattttaaattatttaaaatattaacacaaaatttatgttatatttaaggacaccttgaataattaaaattatttatttgactgtATGAAAATAATTGGGTTTAATGATActaaaaattattccaaatgtAAGTATcgagcaaaatataaaatatgatacagttacgagggttatttttttcaaggtccaatcgatcacgaaattaaaaccacagtgaaaataaaaaactttttatttgtaacaagtacttacatagttacgatatttctctacatagacgccactccgatttagacatttgtcgtagcgtggtaccaactatccaataccctcgtcatagaacggagccgcctgtgtcttcagccatgtttctacactggtctgcaactcgatgtctgggccaaaatgttatcctcctagccagcgtttcatgtgatcaaagaggtgaaaatcggatggagccaagtacGGGCTGTATGGTgtgtgatcaaacacttcccaacgaaaacgctgcaggagcttctttgttacagctgcagtgtgcggccgagccttattatggagaaagacaatgcctgatgacaacattcctctccgcttattcttattgaGTACACAATGAGTTATTCTTATTGATTCATGATGAGTACACAAGTACTACTCATTTCGAAAatttcgtataataataataataataacagaaaaattgtattcattttttaaacagcagataaaaaaaaattactattaaaaatgacgtaactaatgtataattaatacataaataaccaaatataactaataatatacgacaaataacaaaaaataaataattatatttaccttCTATCGTATTTAGATGTGCCTTACATGCAATGGCGGTGACAATGAGATTGTAGTGGGAGATCATACTGTAATATAATACTCTCTCTGCGGCAATGTCAATGGGAGAGTTAAAGGTAAAGGCCTGGGTCATGCGGGCGCATACAACTCTCGCCTTTTTCGGCATCTCTCATGAAGTAAATAGCACAATGCTATTGTTATCAGTATAGCGATTGTGATACCCATGCCTATGGATATccaaattatttcttcatttaaccCAGAGAAACTATGGCCTGAAACAATGgtaaaccaaacaaaaatattaaaatttgaacatcTGGTGAAATTAGTTACaatcgaataataaatataaaaatgcctaataaattatttatttcatgaaatcaaaatctatcaaaaaaattCAACCCAATGGCTTGGTCTAGCGGTAAATTGATCTCCGTAAATCAATTGAATTTCAAGTCGAGATTTctcaggtttaaatcctaataaagtatctgcttttatacggatttgaatacgagatcttGGAtcccggtattctttggtggttgaacttcaattaaccaaacatctcaggaattatTGACAATacactgataagtcactaatggctttaatttctaatattgaaaattttgcttCGTAAATACCAAGTTAAATTCTGACACATTTTgatatgattatatttttctttaaataaacttcgaaattcttacgtttgtatttgtttgttttttttttttttttgtgaacttcattcatatcattttactcaaaattacattctctacaaggtattttttttttttgtgtgtgtttattattatttttttcttttcgcggGAGAAGGAAAAATCTAATGTCAGACACCCAGCAGCCCGTACTATTGGGTGCGAGAGGTTTCCCGCCAAAAAGTCACTAAGTGAGGACACGCTGAAAAACCTCACCCTGAAAACAACATGCCTCGGTAACTGCCATAAAGGCATTGCTCGGGGACATTATGCTGTCATCGCGGGATACAGTAATGGACCCGCAGAAGGGCCCGGTAAGCACAATCTTATTACCCATTAATTAAATaggttatttatctatttaacaaaattatgttaggtcaaacataaaatagtttgttttttgacTTCAGTCCTTCATCTTTTACCCCAGAGCTCAAAACTACACTTGTAGGATCTCGAATTTTAgatcaaattttacataaaaccgCTAAATATACACCttaaattttatctcaaaaaacatttcctgatggcgactccagaatcaatagcttatattaatttgtttgtaatttttgactgtaatttgtgttgtgtcttggtgccaTACGGTAAATAAATTTGTCCCAAAAAATTCACACTGGCTTAATTTTAGTGAAGAcgcaaaaatcagggcgaaatcgtTCACAAAAGATACTCATTAATAAAGCGTAAACAAATCCACTTTTACATAAACTTTCTTATACTATTTTCACCTGTAGAAAGAACATGTCttcaacgtttttttaaattttgtttcaaagtatatattactttctttggacattattcatacaattttatccaaaattcataatttatataagtgTTTTAAACGTGtttgtgtgtttattacctattaaacaaaatatttttacgccaaacataaaatgtgtatttttagaccataatctttttgtttattaacctagatttctcaaaaacttaaaatagaattttgggttttttttttcaatttttcaagtaaaattaaaaaaaaaaaatattacccttAATTTGGGTTGCAAGAATTATAGTTTGGCTTAAATTTATCGAATGCGGAGAAAttagggcgaaatatttcgccaggcGTCAGTTACTAATGAAgcttacatttatataaactttcttgtttatttattccaaaaaatgattttttttttttaaattatattttataataattatctttaatttggtgaacttaaataatacaaaatgaacaTATATTCCTtgcttaatttaatacaaatagctttaaaatgagcaaaaaagatttattattcatGGTATGACAGAATTCAGAATTTAAACAAAGATTGTGTACCAACCAAACATTTTAGCGTCAGGAAAATGGTATAGACAAGAACTATATATCATTTGTGAATTAATCAACCTAAAGGGTCTTTACATACAATATACAAGTACATACTTAATGAACTAACTACATTGAATGTGTTTTCAGACATCCTGTCAAACTACATTAGGCTTAACGTTTAttcattttacgtaaaatatgatttaaattcaAAGACAGCAACCAAAACAAAGGCAGACAATACCTGTAATTTAtacattagtataataataaatacaaaagaatagaGTTGATGAAATAGAATCACATAATGTTATAGAATTCTACCGTATTTAATTTACTCCCAACAGACTAATCAGATTCTCatttgaagaattataaaaaaaattactattaaaactttttttaatattcaaataagataaatcctaaatttctaaatattttaaatatttctaactacatttaaacataatacaaaaaaaattaatgaaatataaaaagtagtaaataaaatgtcaacaaatttatttattagtatataaatcGGATTTAGTACTTGATTCAAGAttacatataaattgtatttcttttccaaagaaaaagaactgaaatatgaaacattaaaaaaagtatttttaatttttatgtattactacTACATAAACATCTTTTGTTTGTTCCCGGTAACCTCACTGAACGAGTCATTACGAAATTTCAACTGTTACTTTCTTATGACCTCAAGAATGTATGCCACAATTTAAATCTTACATATCTCATTATTGTAACGTtacccataaaaaaggatggaaCGTGCTCACATgttg of Lycorma delicatula isolate Av1 chromosome 9, ASM4794821v1, whole genome shotgun sequence contains these proteins:
- the LOC142330670 gene encoding uncharacterized protein LOC142330670, translating into MSENTFNVVSSLSHSFSGLNEEIIWISIGMGITIAILITIALCYLLHERCRKRRELYAPA